The genomic region GGCGGCGCTTTCTCGAAGGCGCGCAAGGCGGCTCGCCTCAAAGCCTAGCACACCCCGGCGCAAACTCCGCCAGGATTGCGCAGCCCGGAATCTGCGGAGAGCTGACCGTGTTGCTTGGCATTCACCTCGGCTCGTCGATCAGGCCTGTGATTGACTCCGACGCCAGCCTTGTTCCCAATCTTGGACGAATCGTCCGAATCTGGGTCACGGAGAACCGCAAAGCCTCGGCCTAGGATTCTTGGAATTCTCGCCGCAACAGCGACTTACCGTCGAACCGCTTGTGGTGGCTGACGTGCAATGCAAACCCTGATTGGGTTGTGCGCTTCATGGCCGCCAGACACTCTACAGCCCGAGGTCGTTCTGCACCGAAGCGCGGATGGTCCGCCGCCGCCGTCATTGTTGTTGCAGCGGCGCTCTCGCTTGCCGCTTACTTCGCGTCAACGGCCTTTGGCGGACGCACTACGGCTGCCGAGGCCGCCGCGCCCGACCTGCCCTCCTCCCCTCCCCCACTCCTTCTGGTAGAAGAGCCGGTGCTGCACGGCCGCATCGTGGAAGTGCGCGGCCGCACTTGGCCCAGCGCCACCGTGATGGTCAACGGCCAGTCCGTGCCTGCCATCTTTCCGGACGGCACCTTCCGCTTCTTCACCCCGGCGCTCCCCGCCGGCTCCAATGCGATCACCGTCACCGCTCAGACCGCCGCCGGAGAGACTAAGACTGTGCGGAGTTCCGTGATCGTGCAGTAAGGTGTCCGCCACGCTCGTGGGTATTCCCGGCGCTTGCATACTACGGACGCCGTTTACCTTGTGAACCAGAGGCAGAAGATTGCTACGCCCAGCGTCACGCTCCCCCCGACCATCATCAGAACGGGGCCCAGCCAAAGGCTGGCAAAAGCTTCGATCTGGGCTCCGCTGGGATCGGCAGGATCGTACAGGACCGTGACCTCATCGCCCACGTTGTGGCTGGGCGGATTGGCCGCAGCGTCGGACACTATCCGGTGGACCGTTCCGTCCGCAGTCGCAAACTCGAACGCGGGCGCGTAGGCGGTATCTTCAAACGATTCCACCGTGTTGAGTTCGCGGACGATCGCCGTGCTGCGCGCGCCCGTCCGCCGCAGTCGCATCGTCTGGCGCGCGCTCCGGACCGCAGCCCCTAGCAGCGCCACAGCGGCCGCTCCGAACCCCACCCCCACGCCGCCCAGCAACAGTTTGTTGTCACTCATTTGGAATCGGAGCTAGATTCGCTCCACCCAGTTCGGT from Terriglobales bacterium harbors:
- a CDS encoding DUF3592 domain-containing protein, producing MSDNKLLLGGVGVGFGAAAVALLGAAVRSARQTMRLRRTGARSTAIVRELNTVESFEDTAYAPAFEFATADGTVHRIVSDAAANPPSHNVGDEVTVLYDPADPSGAQIEAFASLWLGPVLMMVGGSVTLGVAIFCLWFTR